The Hyphomicrobiales bacterium genome has a window encoding:
- a CDS encoding NitT/TauT family transport system substrate-binding protein: MPALRTLIMLALAWLVAAPATAQTLDKVTVAGWSQPISEITNLLAEPDKGFFKAKGIALDYVPGNGGGAALQNMLAGQADIAFTDPAALYLALDKGEKLVAIYNIYPQNVFNVVALKNSGIRSAADLKGKRIGVYSLASGTYQNLLVLLHQFGLGEKDVQIQPTGLLNFAPLMQGQVDATAATDTGLLVARAKGLGEPNVIEVRDQLNLPSDIFVVKESYYEQNKPLLKRFLAAYRDSAAWMIAKPEEAARIAVTRAINGRDEAVNLEIIKLRNASSVSATTEREGLGRFDLDALQKGADTFRSLGLISRQIDMGSVVKSDLIPAKDGAP, translated from the coding sequence ATGCCCGCCCTGCGCACCCTCATCATGCTCGCCCTCGCGTGGCTGGTTGCCGCGCCCGCGACGGCCCAGACGCTCGACAAGGTCACGGTCGCCGGCTGGAGCCAGCCGATCAGCGAGATCACCAACCTGCTGGCCGAGCCGGACAAGGGCTTCTTCAAGGCGAAGGGCATCGCGCTCGACTATGTGCCCGGCAATGGCGGCGGCGCGGCCTTGCAGAACATGCTCGCCGGGCAGGCCGATATCGCCTTCACTGATCCGGCCGCGCTCTATCTCGCGCTCGACAAGGGCGAGAAGCTCGTCGCGATCTACAACATCTATCCGCAGAACGTCTTCAACGTGGTCGCCCTCAAGAACAGCGGCATCCGCAGCGCCGCCGACCTCAAGGGCAAGCGCATCGGCGTCTACAGCCTCGCCAGCGGCACCTATCAGAACCTGCTCGTGCTGCTGCATCAGTTCGGGCTCGGCGAGAAGGACGTGCAGATCCAGCCCACCGGCCTGCTCAACTTCGCGCCGCTGATGCAGGGGCAGGTCGACGCCACCGCCGCGACCGATACCGGCCTGCTCGTCGCCCGCGCCAAGGGGCTGGGCGAGCCCAATGTCATCGAGGTCCGCGACCAGCTCAACCTGCCGAGCGACATCTTCGTCGTGAAGGAAAGCTATTACGAGCAGAACAAGCCGCTGCTGAAGCGCTTCCTCGCCGCCTATCGCGATTCCGCCGCCTGGATGATCGCGAAGCCGGAGGAAGCGGCGCGCATCGCCGTCACCCGCGCGATCAACGGCCGCGACGAGGCGGTGAATCTCGAGATCATCAAGCTGCGCAATGCGTCGAGCGTCTCGGCGACGACAGAGCGCGAAGGCCTCGGCCGCTTCGATCTCGACGCCCTGCAGAAAGGTGCCGACACCTTCCGCAGCCTCGGCCTGATCTCCCGCCAGATCGATATGGGCTCCGTCGTGAAGAGCGACCTGATCCCCGCGAAGGATGGCGCGCCGTGA